The segment GACCTGCTGCCCGAAGGCGGCCACAAGCGCCCGGCCTTCATCAACCTGCAGCAGTACTACCTCGAGCAGTTCATGATCGAGCGCCTGCGCGACCTGGGTGCTGACCTGCGCTGGCGCAACAAGGTCGTGGCCCTGAGTGCACGGGCCGACGGCGCGGCCGTTACCGTGGACACGCCCGACGGTCGCTACCGGGCCGATTGCGACTATCTCGTGGTGGCCGACGGCGCGCGCAGTCCGGTGCGTCACATGCTGGGACTGGAAACCCGAGGCCAGGTGTTTCGCGACCGTTTCTTGATCACCGACGTCAGGATGGCAGCGGATTTCCCGACCGAACGCTGGTTCTGGTTCGATCCGCCCTTCCATCCGGGCCAGTCGGTGCTGCTGCACCGCCAGGCCGATGACGTCTGGCGAATCGACTTCCAGCTCGGCTGGAACGCCGATCCTGAGGCGGAGAAGCAGCCCGAGCGCGTCATCCCCCGCATCCAGGCCATGCTCGGGCCGCAGCGCCGTTTCACCCTCGAATGGGTCAGCGTCTACACGTTCCAATGCCGTCGCATGGAGCGCTTCCGGCACGGGCGCGTGATCTTCGCCGGAGACGCCGCCCATCAGGTGTCGCCGTTCGGTGCGCGCGGCGCCAACAGCGGGATGCAGGATGCCGACAACCTGGTGTGGAAGCTCGACCTGGTTCTGCGCCGGCGGGCGCCGGAGGCCCTGCTCGACAGCTACGACCAGGAGCGCACCGCGGCGGCTGACGAAAACATCCGTCATTCCACGCGCAGCACCGACTTCATCACGCCCAAGAGCGCGGTGAGCCGGGTGTTCCGGGACGCCACGCTGGAACTGGCTCGCGATCACGAGTTCGCGCGCAGACTCGTCAACTCCGGACGGCTGTCGACCCCGACCACGTATCGCGATTCGCCGCTCGGCACCCCGGACCGCGACGAGTTCACATCGGCCTGCGGCCCCGGCGCTCCGGCGATCGATGCGCCGCTCAGCGCCGAGGGCAAACCCGGGTGGCTGATCGACCGACTGGGCGGAGAGTTCCTCGGTCTTTACTTCGCCGGCGCTCGGCCCGTCGCACCCGCCATTGCGGAGGGCCTGCGCTCGATCGAGCGATTGCCCGTCGCGGTCAAGCCGCTCGTCGTTTGCACCGTCGATGCGCCGCAGCCGCCGTTTGCCCACTGCCGGGACATCCACGGGCTGATCGCGAAGCGCCTGGATGCGCGGCCGGGAACGTTCTATCTGTTCCGGCCCGATCAGCACGTCGCCGGGCGCTGGCGCCACTTCGAGGCGGCCGCGGTGCGCGGGGCGCTCGCCCGCGCCACGGCCGCTCACTGGGCATCGGAAGGCGTGGCCGGATGAAGCTCAACACCGCTCCGAACATGCCGGTCCCGGACGATTTCTACGAGGCGCTGATCGAGGCGCATCGCGGGCTGAGCGACGAGCAGAGCGCGGCGTTGAACGCCCGCCTGATACTGCTGCTCGCCAACCACATCGGTGACCTCGAAGCGCTGCGCGAGGCGCTGCACCTCGCCAGGGAAACGCGGGACTGACCACGCAGAGGTGCTGGCACGGAGAAGCCGGGGTCAATGCGAAGCATCGGCTACACACCAGCTCGCTGCGGATTCGAAGCACTCAATGCCTCGGCGGACGCGGGGTGAAGATCAGGAGGCTGCTATGAGCAAGCGATGGATCAGCTTTCCCAGAGGCGAAGGCACGCACTCGCGCCAGGCCCATGCCGACTTGCCTGCGGGCACCTACGAGCGCGAGATGAGCAAGGAAGGTTTCTTCGGCCCCAGCGCGCACTTTCATCACCGCCATCCACCCACCGGCTGGATCGGCTTCGAAGGCGCGCTGCGGCCGCGGGCTTTCGACCTGAACCGGCTCGTATCCGCGAGCGACAGCCCGTGGAACGCCGCGCGCCTGCTGCGCAATGGCGACGTGAAACTGCGGTTCTGGCGCTGCGACCGTGCGATGGACCATCTGGCGCGCAACGCCGACGGCGACGAACTGCTTTTCGTGCACGAGGGGGCGGGCGACCTGTATTGCGACTGGGGACACATGACCTACCGCGACGGCGACTACCTCATGCTGCCGCGCGGCGCCCTGTGGCGCATCGAGCCGGCGGGGCCCACGACGCTGCTGCTCATCGAATCCACCGAGGGTTCATACCAGTTGCCGGAAAAGGGCCTGGTCGGCGCGCATGCGATCTTCGATCCCGCGGTGCTGGAAGCCCCGCGCATCGACGACGCATTCCGGGCGCAGCAGGACGAGCGCGAGACCCGAGTGGTGGTCAAACGGCGTGAGGCGCTGGCCACCATTACCTATCCCTTCAACCCGCTCGACGCCGTCGGCTGGCACGGCGATCTGGTGCCGGTGAAGCTCAACTGGCGCGACATCCGCCCGCTCATGAGCCATCGCTATCACCTGCCGCCTTCGGCGCACACGACCTTCGTCGCGCGCAATTTCGTGGTCTGCACTTTCGTGCCGCGGCCGATCGAATCCGATCCCGGTGCGCTCAAGGTGCCGTTTTTCCACAGCAACGACGACTACGACGAAATCATCTTCTACCACCGCGGGCAGTTCTTCTCGCGCGACAACATCCGCCCGGGCATGGTCACGCTGCATCCCAGCGGCTTTGCCCACGGCCCGCACCCGAAAGCTTTCGAGATCGGAGCGCAGGGAGCGCGCGCCCAAACCGACGAAGTGGCCGTGATGATCGACACCCGTTTTCCGGTCGAGGTCGAGACGCTTCCTGCAGGCGTGGAAGACACTGCGTATGTCGATTCCTGGAAGCGGAAGGCGACCGCATGAAAGGCTTTCGTCCTCGCGTCGCGGCGCGCCCTGCCCCCTTTCGCTTGAGGGACAAGGCGTGAAGCTGGCCTCGCTCAAGTCCGGACGCGACGGCAGGCTGGTCGTGGTCAGCCGGGATCTGTCCCGCGCGGTGGCTGCCGAGGGCGTCGCACCGACACTGCAGTGGGCGCTCGATCGCTGGGCGCAGGTCTCGCCCCGGCTCTCGCAGCTCGCCGAAGCGCTCGAAGAGAACAAGGCTGCGGGCGCCTTTGCGTTCGACCCCAGCCACTGCGCTTCGCCGCTGCCGCGCGCGTACCAGTGGGCGGACGCTTCGGCCTACGTCAATCATGTCGAGCTGGTGCGCAAGGCACGCGGGGCGCAGATGCCGCCCGAACTCTGGACCGATCCGCTCATGTACCAGGGCGGATCGGACTCCTTCATCGGGCCCTGCGATCCGATCCTGGCCGAATCGGAAGAGTGGGGAATCGATTTCGAGGGCGAGATCGCGGTCGTGACCGACGACGTGCCGATGGGTATCAAGGCCGCCGCCGCGAGCGCACACATCAAGCTGCTCATGCTGGCCAACGACGTCAGCCTGCGCAACCTGATCCCGAAGGAACTGGCCAAAGGGTTCGGCTTCTTCCAGAGCAAACCGGCCACGGCGTTTTCGCCTTGTGCGATTACTCCGGAGGAGCTTGGCGCGGCCTGGGACGGCAGAAAGGTCAGGCTGCGGCTGCGCGTGACTCTGAACGGCCGACTGTTCGGCGAACCCGATGCCGGCACCGACATGACGTTCGACTTTCCGGCGCTGATCGCGCATGCCGCGCGAACCCGCGAGCTGGAAGCCGGTTCCATCGTGGGTTCGGGCACGGTGTCCAACGTCGATCGCAGCAGGGGCTCGGCCTGCATCGCCGAGAAGCGCATGCTGGAGATCATCGATGCCGGCGCGCCCTCCACGCCTTTCCTGCGCTTCGGTGACCGGGTGCGCATCGAAGCGCTGGATGCAGAGGGACGGTCGCTGTTCGGCGCGATCGATCAGGCGGTCGCGCGCTACCTTCCGCCGTCCTGAAACGCAGGCCGCGCGCTCACAGACTTCCTTCCCGCTCGGTTCCGCGAACGGTCGTGCCCGTGCGCGCGGCTTGATGCATGCAGCGCGGCTGCGATTCGCTTCCCGCGCCCCGCTTGTCGGATAATCCGGGCATGCAGTCGAAGGCAACGACTCTTCCGCGGCGGCTTCTGCGCTGGAGCGTGTGGACGCTGGCCGCCGCCGTGCTGAGCCTGCTGCTCGGTCTGCTCTACGTGAGCCTCGTCGGAATTCCGGTCGATGCATCCGCGTTGCGCGAGCCGGTTGCGCGCGCCTTCTCCGAAACCGTGGGGCGCGAAGTGCGCCTGGAAGGCGCCATGCGGCTCGAAATCTCCGGCCGGCCCAAGCTCACCATCGGCGCAGTCAGCATCGCCAATCCTGAGGGGTTCGGAGCACGGGATTTTGCGCGCCTGGGCGAGGCGCGGCTGGCGCTGGATCTCTGGCAACTCATGCACCGGCGTCTGCACGTGGACGAACTTTCGGGCCGCGACGTGCAGGTGCGATTGGTGCAGCGCGCGGCCGGCGACAACAACTGGACCTTCCAGCTCCCGGCAGCCGATCGGTCCGGCGCACGGCCGCAACGCGCGTCCACGTCCGTCGCCGACCTGCCGGTCATCGATATCGACCGTGTCTCGCTCGAAGGCCTGAAGGTCGAATACGTGACGCGCGAAGGCGTTTCGCATTAC is part of the Burkholderiales bacterium genome and harbors:
- a CDS encoding FAD-dependent oxidoreductase — translated: MRADLFEYRKAPELRGQKRRYAVIVVGAGPVGLTAALDLAQRGIDFMLVDEDQRLSEGSRAICFAKRTLEILDRLGCGERAVAKGVVWNTGKVFLRERLLYTFDLLPEGGHKRPAFINLQQYYLEQFMIERLRDLGADLRWRNKVVALSARADGAAVTVDTPDGRYRADCDYLVVADGARSPVRHMLGLETRGQVFRDRFLITDVRMAADFPTERWFWFDPPFHPGQSVLLHRQADDVWRIDFQLGWNADPEAEKQPERVIPRIQAMLGPQRRFTLEWVSVYTFQCRRMERFRHGRVIFAGDAAHQVSPFGARGANSGMQDADNLVWKLDLVLRRRAPEALLDSYDQERTAAADENIRHSTRSTDFITPKSAVSRVFRDATLELARDHEFARRLVNSGRLSTPTTYRDSPLGTPDRDEFTSACGPGAPAIDAPLSAEGKPGWLIDRLGGEFLGLYFAGARPVAPAIAEGLRSIERLPVAVKPLVVCTVDAPQPPFAHCRDIHGLIAKRLDARPGTFYLFRPDQHVAGRWRHFEAAAVRGALARATAAHWASEGVAG
- a CDS encoding DUF2783 domain-containing protein; translation: MKLNTAPNMPVPDDFYEALIEAHRGLSDEQSAALNARLILLLANHIGDLEALREALHLARETRD
- a CDS encoding homogentisate 1,2-dioxygenase produces the protein MSKRWISFPRGEGTHSRQAHADLPAGTYEREMSKEGFFGPSAHFHHRHPPTGWIGFEGALRPRAFDLNRLVSASDSPWNAARLLRNGDVKLRFWRCDRAMDHLARNADGDELLFVHEGAGDLYCDWGHMTYRDGDYLMLPRGALWRIEPAGPTTLLLIESTEGSYQLPEKGLVGAHAIFDPAVLEAPRIDDAFRAQQDERETRVVVKRREALATITYPFNPLDAVGWHGDLVPVKLNWRDIRPLMSHRYHLPPSAHTTFVARNFVVCTFVPRPIESDPGALKVPFFHSNDDYDEIIFYHRGQFFSRDNIRPGMVTLHPSGFAHGPHPKAFEIGAQGARAQTDEVAVMIDTRFPVEVETLPAGVEDTAYVDSWKRKATA
- a CDS encoding fumarylacetoacetate hydrolase family protein; protein product: MKLASLKSGRDGRLVVVSRDLSRAVAAEGVAPTLQWALDRWAQVSPRLSQLAEALEENKAAGAFAFDPSHCASPLPRAYQWADASAYVNHVELVRKARGAQMPPELWTDPLMYQGGSDSFIGPCDPILAESEEWGIDFEGEIAVVTDDVPMGIKAAAASAHIKLLMLANDVSLRNLIPKELAKGFGFFQSKPATAFSPCAITPEELGAAWDGRKVRLRLRVTLNGRLFGEPDAGTDMTFDFPALIAHAARTRELEAGSIVGSGTVSNVDRSRGSACIAEKRMLEIIDAGAPSTPFLRFGDRVRIEALDAEGRSLFGAIDQAVARYLPPS